A single genomic interval of Sphingobium sp. EM0848 harbors:
- a CDS encoding aminotransferase class I/II-fold pyridoxal phosphate-dependent enzyme, with protein MTGTPPATLDALVARVKANIGNTAPAAERPTPRSFSPAAKPSLSDYPEHALLGQLHDLYGSGETRNPYFLARNGHASGTLTIGEAEYVTFSNYNYLDLATDPRVIDAACTATEQYGTHAGAARMVGGEIELHAELEQALCDYSGFEAATVGVSGYGTNVSVIGYLLDSRDLIIHDAYMHNSAVMGAVLSGARRIAFPHNDMDALERLLTEHRAHHRRAMILVEGAYSMDGDLVDLPRVVELRNRFGAWLVIDEAHSCGTVGATGRGVCEHFGVPTSSVDLMIGTLSKSFASCGGFVAGRKGMMELIHHFCPGLLLYSTGITPASTASALAAVRVAMDEPERVARLQDNARTLRTLVQEAGLDSCTAEPGVPIVPIMLRDEQASPLMSALLDQGVIAHAVMHPVVPRGAARLRCFVTAGHDEAMMRRAVDGIATRLSAMQF; from the coding sequence ATGACCGGAACTCCTCCGGCCACGCTCGACGCGCTTGTCGCACGGGTAAAGGCCAATATCGGCAACACGGCGCCCGCCGCCGAGCGCCCCACTCCGCGCTCGTTCAGCCCGGCCGCCAAGCCGTCGCTCAGCGACTATCCCGAACATGCCCTGCTGGGCCAATTGCACGATCTCTATGGATCGGGCGAGACGAGGAACCCCTATTTCCTCGCCCGCAACGGCCATGCGTCGGGCACGCTGACCATCGGGGAGGCTGAATATGTCACCTTCTCCAATTACAACTATCTCGACCTCGCCACCGATCCGCGCGTGATCGACGCCGCCTGCACCGCGACCGAGCAATATGGCACCCATGCCGGCGCGGCGCGGATGGTCGGCGGCGAAATCGAACTCCATGCCGAACTGGAGCAGGCGCTCTGCGACTATAGCGGGTTTGAAGCGGCGACGGTCGGCGTCAGCGGCTACGGCACCAATGTCTCGGTGATCGGCTATCTGCTCGACAGCCGTGACCTCATCATCCACGACGCCTATATGCACAACAGCGCCGTGATGGGCGCGGTATTGTCCGGCGCGCGGCGGATCGCCTTTCCACATAATGACATGGATGCGCTGGAGCGCCTGCTGACCGAGCATCGCGCCCATCACCGGCGGGCGATGATCCTGGTCGAAGGCGCCTACAGTATGGACGGCGATCTGGTGGACCTGCCGCGCGTGGTGGAGTTGCGCAATCGCTTCGGTGCATGGCTCGTCATCGACGAGGCGCATAGCTGCGGCACGGTCGGCGCGACCGGGCGCGGCGTGTGCGAGCATTTCGGCGTGCCGACAAGCTCGGTCGACCTGATGATCGGCACCCTGTCGAAGAGCTTCGCCAGCTGCGGCGGCTTTGTCGCCGGGCGGAAGGGCATGATGGAGCTGATCCACCATTTCTGCCCCGGCCTGCTGCTCTACAGCACCGGCATCACGCCGGCATCGACGGCTTCAGCCCTCGCCGCCGTGCGGGTCGCCATGGACGAGCCGGAGCGGGTGGCGCGCTTGCAGGACAATGCCCGCACGCTGCGGACGTTGGTGCAGGAAGCGGGCCTCGACAGCTGCACCGCCGAACCGGGCGTGCCCATCGTGCCGATCATGCTCCGCGACGAACAGGCATCGCCGCTGATGTCCGCGCTGCTCGACCAGGGAGTGATCGCGCATGCGGTAATGCACCCGGTCGTGCCGCGCGGCGCGGCGCGGCTGCGCTGCTTCGTCACCGCCGGGCATGACGAGGCGATGATGCGCCGCGCGGTCGACGGCATCGCCACACGCCTTTCAGCCATGCAGTTCTGA
- a CDS encoding type I polyketide synthase, translated as MDQSARSQSSRISRVAVIGRACRLPGGANTPDQFFGNLLEGGMYVGDVPEDRWSVERFTNARDTPGKAYVGRGHFLHDYDFKTFDPEFFGFSPREVEFIDPQQRLLLELAWEALEDAGVDVEAMSGSATGVFVGGFTLDHLLNQFGSTARDAIGSHSAAGATLTMLSNRISYAFDFCGPSLSIDTACSSSLVALSQATGAILAGQCETALVGGVNFILRPEYMIAMAKGRFLAKDGRSKSFDARADGYGRGEGGAMVVLKSHEAALRDGDRILAVIDGAGVNQDGRTSGITVPNPEAQRALMLQVLQASGLRPIDIGYVEAHGTGTQVGDGRESSAIAQVYADTAPCLVGSVKANVGHLEAGAGVTSVVKAVEMLRSGLVPPIAGLETVNPEIPSNIQLPRSPVPLARRSDEADAPLRVAINSFGYGGTNAHVILAAPANEVAAPDDIDFAANSVAPSVPTLPLSARSREALMARASQIATRLESAEDSDLSDLLYTAGARRTHLSHRLAVWGEDRAALAQQLRAFVAGEAFAGADGERPLGGSPRVAFVYTGMGPQWWGMGRQLFHENAAFRAAVEEADALFQRIGGFSILEEMLKDEDQSQIKRTEFAQPGNLMVQIGLTAALKAEGIVPDAVVGHSVGEVASGWASGMLSLEDALLVSRHRSRIQATTAGTGAMLALGMSRDEAEKAIAPHGGLVSLAALNSPVGVTVAGDRAALEAIRVKALEQGTFTRMLDVEVPYHSPLMEPLKPDLRTSLASLAPQSTHLPLYSTVTGDLIDRSSRGFDAEYWCDNVREPVFFADAIIAMIDDGYTLFVEVGPHPVLRRSITETASVAGRDIRAVSTLWMEQPETPALRRAVCDIYTAGGKVDWAARAPQGRQVALPAYPWQRQHLWREMSVQSSDRCMDQEAPLSADGHPIDLTGRRLNYFADHMVDGAPIMPAAGYLETLCEEARRRWPDARGYCLHDVQIRTALVLDASRALRLDIRVDPLTGRAQLHSFDTAEPEKTVFHAEAMLHPYRAVPPQPAIATLAGQDGTQTLTPEELYQGFAERALGYGPAFQPIVDLRRNRAERLVEARLTRPEQAGEPAAAYILHPALLDGCFQAALALLDVAEGAYLPVSIATLEVYGSLPEELLCRAHLTSLTAAAIICDFELFDRETGHMLARIEGLTCRSLRGKAVADRLPAGDYQRQWRLLPAIAPKAASEHDGALLIVTDHGDPLAEALAAAASKHGLTVHHRNWGEVENGCLPAKVGRVVGLSNAGMDEASDITGETTLVAMLEGVKLLAAQERSLPVRVVTCRAHAVLTGDEVIPAQTAIASFMRVIRNEQPLLNAATIDTDGIENTATIAAILAEILADDIDEIALRGGDRYGAQMVRSELLRTPDQFTACAADEEAMALDHSHPTPAMVAIPALVAGPGEYVLRVERLSLRAGHGEAMMGVVGTVSAAGGGATRFTVGDRVAGLVPQLVAGRIVVRENEAVLERVLHDGPMLASAATVLARCHALAAATGLGHDARALVTLGAFGDSFAQALAARGVEVTRMAADRSGDMPVVRGRPSDALAMPLATWSREAGFSHLAPGGQLIDLADTPAAFILPEHCSRLLRLPTDLHALVLDDAYHAALAAVVAAPLSKIPGLAQVGWADLLEAETLNDEDNGWVEVDVADDERPVAVDRADIPELHRAGTYLITGGLGGLGQELALWLAEHGAGHIALVGRRGMATPGAKKLVQRLTQLGAAASVHAVDMIDGDAVQALMSKLNTTEQPLRGIYHAAGVLEDRLVTDMTADDLVRVLRPKALGAWTLHAASVTANLRLDHFLLFSSIANLVGNSRQANYCAANGFLDGLAALRRRQGLPAISIHFGAIAGTGMLAEDERVGQHLTQIGLAPLDVDVALRGVGRALAKDLTAIAVAEEIAWDRWAGYEQVGGRSPCFVELVEASRASRGGDASLVEELQAAVAQMDDASAHDLLKGLIAEIVARGLKSSVERLNVNQSFDALGVDSLMSIEIQLLLEETLGVGYSVVELLGPVTVTALTDKALTAIRETVAANEASPAELVA; from the coding sequence ATGGATCAGTCAGCACGCTCTCAATCATCGCGCATATCCAGGGTTGCCGTCATCGGCAGGGCGTGCCGCCTGCCCGGCGGCGCGAACACGCCGGACCAGTTCTTCGGCAATCTGCTCGAAGGCGGCATGTATGTCGGTGACGTTCCGGAGGATCGCTGGTCGGTGGAACGCTTCACCAACGCCCGCGACACGCCGGGCAAGGCCTATGTCGGGCGCGGACACTTCCTCCACGACTATGACTTCAAGACTTTCGATCCTGAATTCTTCGGTTTCTCGCCGCGTGAGGTCGAGTTCATCGATCCCCAGCAGCGGTTGTTGCTGGAACTGGCATGGGAAGCGCTGGAAGATGCCGGCGTCGATGTCGAGGCGATGTCCGGTTCCGCGACCGGCGTGTTCGTCGGCGGCTTCACGCTCGACCATCTGCTGAACCAGTTCGGCAGCACGGCGCGCGACGCCATCGGATCGCACAGCGCAGCGGGCGCGACGCTGACCATGTTGTCGAACCGCATTTCCTATGCCTTCGACTTTTGCGGACCCAGCCTGTCAATCGACACCGCCTGTTCCTCCTCGCTGGTGGCGCTGTCGCAGGCGACCGGCGCGATCCTGGCGGGCCAGTGCGAGACGGCGCTGGTCGGCGGCGTCAACTTCATCCTGCGTCCCGAATATATGATCGCCATGGCCAAGGGACGCTTTCTGGCGAAGGATGGCCGGTCGAAGAGCTTCGATGCGCGCGCAGATGGCTATGGCCGGGGCGAAGGCGGCGCGATGGTGGTGCTGAAATCGCATGAGGCGGCGCTGCGCGACGGCGACCGCATCCTGGCGGTGATCGACGGCGCGGGCGTCAATCAGGACGGCCGCACCAGCGGCATCACCGTCCCCAATCCCGAAGCGCAGCGCGCGCTCATGCTTCAGGTGCTGCAAGCGAGCGGGCTACGGCCGATCGATATCGGCTATGTCGAGGCACACGGCACTGGCACGCAGGTCGGCGACGGCCGCGAAAGCAGCGCCATCGCCCAGGTCTATGCAGATACCGCGCCCTGCCTGGTCGGATCGGTCAAAGCCAATGTCGGCCATCTGGAGGCCGGCGCTGGCGTCACCAGCGTAGTCAAGGCTGTCGAAATGCTGCGGTCGGGGCTGGTCCCGCCGATCGCCGGGCTGGAGACGGTCAATCCCGAAATCCCCTCGAACATCCAACTGCCGCGCTCACCTGTGCCGCTGGCCCGCCGCTCGGACGAGGCCGACGCGCCGCTCCGCGTGGCGATCAACAGCTTCGGCTATGGCGGCACCAATGCGCATGTCATTCTGGCCGCCCCGGCCAATGAGGTCGCCGCCCCGGACGATATCGACTTTGCCGCCAACAGCGTCGCGCCGTCCGTGCCCACGCTCCCGCTTTCGGCGCGCAGCCGCGAGGCGCTGATGGCCCGCGCCAGCCAGATCGCCACCCGGCTCGAATCGGCCGAGGATAGTGACCTGAGCGACCTGCTCTACACCGCTGGCGCGCGGCGCACCCATTTGTCGCACCGCCTTGCCGTCTGGGGCGAAGATCGCGCCGCTCTCGCCCAGCAGCTCCGCGCCTTTGTCGCGGGCGAAGCCTTCGCCGGTGCCGATGGCGAGCGCCCGCTGGGCGGCAGCCCGCGTGTCGCCTTCGTCTATACTGGCATGGGTCCGCAATGGTGGGGCATGGGACGCCAGCTGTTCCACGAAAACGCGGCCTTCCGCGCCGCCGTCGAGGAAGCCGATGCCCTGTTTCAGCGCATCGGCGGCTTCTCCATCCTCGAGGAAATGCTGAAGGATGAGGATCAGTCGCAGATCAAACGCACCGAGTTCGCGCAACCCGGCAATCTCATGGTCCAGATCGGCCTCACCGCCGCGTTGAAGGCCGAAGGCATCGTGCCCGACGCCGTCGTTGGCCATTCGGTCGGGGAGGTCGCGTCCGGCTGGGCTTCGGGCATGTTGTCGCTGGAGGATGCGCTGCTCGTCAGCCGTCACCGCAGCCGCATCCAGGCGACCACGGCCGGAACCGGCGCGATGCTGGCGCTGGGCATGTCCCGCGACGAAGCTGAAAAGGCGATTGCGCCCCATGGCGGGCTGGTGTCGCTCGCCGCGCTGAACTCGCCCGTAGGCGTGACGGTGGCGGGCGACCGCGCCGCGCTGGAGGCGATCCGCGTCAAGGCGCTGGAGCAAGGCACCTTCACCCGGATGCTGGACGTCGAAGTCCCCTATCACAGCCCGCTGATGGAGCCGCTGAAGCCTGACCTGCGCACGTCGCTCGCCTCGCTGGCGCCGCAGTCCACCCACCTTCCGCTCTATTCCACCGTCACCGGCGACCTGATCGACCGCAGCAGTCGCGGATTTGACGCGGAATATTGGTGCGACAATGTGCGCGAGCCGGTGTTCTTCGCCGACGCCATCATCGCGATGATCGACGATGGCTACACCCTCTTCGTCGAGGTCGGCCCGCATCCGGTGCTGCGCCGCTCGATCACCGAAACCGCTTCGGTTGCCGGACGTGACATCCGCGCCGTCTCGACATTGTGGATGGAACAGCCGGAAACCCCCGCGCTGCGCCGCGCTGTGTGCGACATCTACACCGCAGGCGGCAAGGTCGATTGGGCCGCACGCGCGCCGCAAGGCCGTCAGGTCGCCCTCCCCGCCTATCCGTGGCAGCGCCAGCATCTCTGGCGCGAGATGAGCGTCCAGTCGAGCGACCGCTGCATGGATCAGGAAGCGCCACTCAGCGCCGATGGCCATCCGATCGACCTGACAGGCCGCCGCCTCAATTATTTCGCGGACCATATGGTCGACGGCGCGCCGATCATGCCCGCCGCCGGCTATCTGGAAACGCTGTGCGAGGAGGCCCGCCGCCGCTGGCCCGATGCGCGGGGCTATTGCCTGCACGACGTCCAGATCCGAACCGCGCTGGTACTCGACGCCAGCCGCGCGCTGCGGCTTGACATCAGGGTCGACCCACTGACCGGCCGCGCGCAGCTCCATTCCTTCGACACCGCCGAACCGGAAAAGACCGTGTTCCACGCCGAAGCGATGCTGCACCCCTATCGCGCCGTCCCGCCACAGCCCGCCATCGCCACCCTTGCCGGGCAGGATGGCACGCAGACACTGACGCCTGAGGAACTGTATCAAGGCTTTGCCGAACGCGCGCTCGGCTATGGTCCGGCGTTCCAGCCGATTGTCGACCTGCGCCGCAACCGGGCCGAAAGGCTGGTCGAAGCGAGGCTGACGCGCCCCGAACAAGCGGGTGAACCGGCCGCAGCCTATATCCTCCATCCGGCCTTGCTCGACGGCTGCTTCCAGGCGGCTCTGGCGCTGCTCGATGTTGCAGAGGGCGCCTATCTCCCCGTCTCCATCGCGACCCTGGAAGTCTATGGCTCGCTGCCCGAAGAACTGCTCTGCCGCGCCCATCTGACCAGCCTGACGGCGGCGGCGATCATCTGTGACTTTGAACTGTTCGACCGAGAAACCGGCCATATGCTGGCACGGATCGAGGGGCTGACCTGCCGTTCGCTGCGGGGCAAGGCGGTGGCCGACCGGCTGCCGGCGGGCGACTATCAGCGTCAATGGCGCCTCCTGCCTGCCATTGCGCCCAAGGCGGCGTCCGAACATGACGGCGCGCTGCTGATCGTGACCGATCATGGTGATCCGCTGGCCGAGGCGTTGGCCGCCGCGGCGAGCAAACACGGCCTGACGGTGCACCATCGCAATTGGGGAGAGGTCGAGAATGGCTGCCTTCCCGCAAAGGTGGGTCGCGTGGTCGGTCTGTCCAATGCGGGCATGGACGAGGCAAGCGATATCACCGGCGAAACCACGCTGGTTGCGATGCTGGAGGGCGTGAAGCTGCTGGCCGCGCAGGAACGGAGCCTGCCGGTGCGGGTCGTCACCTGCCGCGCCCATGCCGTATTGACCGGTGACGAGGTGATCCCCGCGCAGACCGCCATCGCCAGCTTCATGCGGGTGATCCGCAACGAACAGCCGCTGCTGAACGCCGCCACGATCGACACGGACGGGATCGAGAACACCGCAACCATCGCCGCGATCCTGGCCGAAATACTGGCGGACGATATCGATGAAATCGCCCTCCGTGGCGGTGACCGCTATGGCGCGCAGATGGTGCGCAGCGAATTGCTGCGCACCCCCGACCAGTTCACCGCCTGCGCCGCCGATGAGGAAGCGATGGCGCTCGACCATAGCCACCCGACCCCCGCTATGGTCGCCATCCCCGCGCTAGTCGCTGGCCCCGGCGAATATGTCCTGCGCGTCGAGCGGCTCTCGCTGCGCGCCGGTCATGGCGAGGCGATGATGGGCGTGGTTGGCACGGTGAGCGCGGCGGGTGGCGGCGCGACGCGCTTCACCGTTGGCGACCGCGTGGCCGGTCTGGTGCCACAACTGGTCGCCGGGCGGATCGTGGTCCGCGAGAATGAAGCCGTCCTCGAACGGGTGCTGCATGATGGCCCGATGCTGGCGTCGGCCGCCACCGTGCTGGCGCGGTGCCATGCTCTGGCGGCGGCGACCGGCCTTGGTCACGACGCCCGCGCCCTCGTCACGCTGGGTGCCTTCGGCGACAGCTTTGCCCAAGCACTGGCCGCTCGCGGCGTCGAAGTGACGCGCATGGCCGCAGACCGTTCAGGCGACATGCCGGTGGTGCGCGGCCGTCCGTCCGACGCCCTGGCGATGCCGCTCGCCACCTGGAGCCGGGAGGCGGGCTTCTCCCATCTCGCGCCGGGCGGTCAGTTGATCGACCTGGCCGACACCCCCGCCGCCTTCATCCTGCCCGAACATTGCAGCCGCCTCTTGCGCCTGCCGACCGACCTGCATGCGCTGGTGCTGGATGACGCCTATCATGCCGCGCTGGCGGCCGTGGTGGCGGCGCCCTTAAGCAAAATTCCCGGTCTGGCGCAGGTCGGCTGGGCCGACCTGCTCGAAGCCGAGACGCTCAACGATGAGGATAATGGCTGGGTCGAGGTCGATGTGGCGGACGATGAACGCCCCGTCGCCGTCGACAGGGCCGACATCCCCGAACTGCATCGCGCGGGCACTTATCTGATCACCGGCGGTCTGGGCGGATTGGGCCAGGAACTCGCCCTGTGGCTGGCCGAGCATGGCGCGGGCCATATCGCGCTGGTCGGGCGGCGGGGCATGGCGACGCCGGGAGCGAAGAAACTCGTCCAGCGCCTGACGCAGCTAGGCGCGGCTGCCAGCGTCCATGCTGTCGACATGATCGACGGCGACGCCGTGCAGGCCCTGATGAGCAAGCTCAACACCACCGAACAGCCATTGCGCGGCATCTATCATGCGGCGGGCGTGCTGGAGGATCGGCTGGTCACGGACATGACCGCCGACGATCTGGTCCGGGTGCTGCGGCCCAAGGCGCTCGGCGCCTGGACGCTGCACGCGGCGAGTGTCACGGCCAATCTGCGGCTCGATCATTTCCTGCTCTTCTCCTCGATCGCGAACCTCGTCGGCAACAGCCGTCAGGCCAATTATTGCGCGGCCAACGGCTTTCTGGACGGGCTGGCGGCGCTGCGGCGGCGACAGGGATTGCCCGCGATCAGCATCCATTTCGGTGCGATCGCCGGGACCGGGATGCTAGCCGAGGATGAACGCGTCGGCCAGCACCTCACCCAAATCGGCCTTGCCCCGCTGGACGTCGATGTCGCACTGCGCGGCGTCGGCCGGGCGCTGGCCAAGGATCTGACGGCCATCGCGGTCGCGGAGGAAATCGCCTGGGACCGCTGGGCAGGCTATGAACAGGTCGGCGGACGTTCGCCCTGTTTCGTCGAACTGGTTGAGGCCAGCCGCGCCTCACGCGGCGGCGACGCCAGCCTGGTCGAGGAATTGCAAGCTGCCGTCGCCCAGATGGACGACGCCAGCGCCCATGACTTGCTCAAGGGCCTGATCGCGGAGATCGTGGCACGCGGCCTCAAATCCAGCGTCGAGCGGCTGAACGTCAACCAGAGCTTCGATGCGCTGGGGGTCGACTCGCTGATGTCCATCGAAATCCAGCTACTGCTCGAAGAGACATTGGGCGTCGGCTATTCGGTGGTCGAGCTGCTGGGGCCGGTCACGGTCACGGCGCTGACGGACAAGGCGCTCACCGCCATCCGCGAAACTGTCGCCGCCAACGAAGCCTCGCCCGCCGAACTCGTCGCCTGA
- a CDS encoding LysR family transcriptional regulator: MGRISWDDQQAFWEVLETGSLSAAARTLGVAQATIRNRIQALEQALKTTLFLRAPAGLIPTAAARELGEHVRTMNKASSAFVRAAATTPGEVTGLVRINVSELFGLEILPDLLSPLRDRYPSLSVEIQLSNGSADLFGGEADIAIRHFQPTVGMLAARHLGHDPFGFYASTDYLQRHPPPKTMADLYHHRLIGPDRAEAALRLARSVDEGLTPSAFAIRSDNIAVHFTAVRAGLGIGMLQRSAARRVPTLHQILSDIGLPQLDYWIVMHDKLRSTPGMVAVFEHLAAQISAYLAQDVRIAEAA; this comes from the coding sequence ATGGGCAGGATATCGTGGGACGATCAGCAGGCTTTTTGGGAGGTGCTGGAAACGGGTAGCCTCTCGGCGGCAGCGCGTACCCTGGGCGTGGCGCAGGCAACGATCCGCAACCGGATACAGGCGCTGGAGCAGGCGCTGAAGACCACTTTGTTCCTGCGCGCGCCGGCTGGGCTGATCCCTACTGCCGCCGCTCGCGAGCTGGGCGAGCATGTTCGGACGATGAACAAGGCTTCAAGCGCCTTCGTCCGCGCGGCCGCCACCACTCCGGGCGAAGTGACGGGTCTGGTGCGGATCAATGTGTCGGAACTGTTCGGGCTGGAGATATTGCCGGACCTGTTGTCGCCGCTGCGTGACCGTTATCCCTCGCTGTCGGTCGAAATCCAGCTGAGCAACGGCAGCGCTGACCTGTTCGGCGGCGAGGCGGACATCGCGATCCGCCATTTCCAGCCGACCGTGGGAATGCTCGCCGCGCGCCATCTGGGCCATGATCCGTTCGGCTTTTATGCTTCCACCGACTATCTGCAACGTCATCCGCCGCCAAAGACCATGGCCGATCTCTATCACCATAGGCTGATCGGGCCGGACCGGGCGGAGGCGGCGTTGCGGCTGGCGCGCAGCGTGGACGAAGGGTTGACCCCCAGCGCCTTTGCCATCCGGTCCGATAATATCGCCGTCCATTTCACGGCGGTCCGCGCAGGATTGGGCATCGGTATGTTGCAACGCTCGGCGGCCCGGCGCGTGCCGACGCTGCACCAGATCCTGTCCGATATAGGCCTGCCTCAGTTGGACTATTGGATCGTCATGCATGACAAGTTGCGCAGCACACCGGGCATGGTCGCCGTATTCGAGCATCTCGCCGCGCAGATATCGGCCTATCTGGCGCAGGATGTCCGCATCGCCGAAGCCGCATGA
- a CDS encoding monooxygenase family protein, with protein MQQAPLRETVNLSGYPDLVVIDLGFQVRKLSGIPALLRIGKGLGEIARNRPPGLLASRRMLIAWNHVGIRQYWSDQDSLLAFTRQQPHAGWWRNFLSDTQGSGFWHEACFAAGGMESVYINMPERAGFAAFAPVVAPVGPLMTARDRLAADRDARAIPKAHAAE; from the coding sequence ATGCAACAGGCCCCGCTGCGTGAAACCGTCAATCTGTCCGGCTATCCCGACCTGGTGGTGATCGACCTTGGCTTTCAGGTGCGCAAGCTGAGCGGAATCCCGGCCCTGTTGCGGATCGGCAAGGGCCTTGGAGAAATCGCCCGCAACCGTCCACCGGGCCTGCTCGCCAGCCGCCGGATGTTGATTGCGTGGAACCATGTCGGCATCCGGCAATATTGGTCGGATCAAGACAGCCTGCTCGCCTTCACCCGGCAACAGCCGCATGCAGGCTGGTGGCGCAATTTCCTGTCGGACACGCAAGGCTCCGGCTTCTGGCATGAGGCCTGTTTCGCGGCGGGAGGCATGGAGTCAGTCTATATCAACATGCCTGAACGCGCCGGCTTCGCTGCCTTTGCTCCAGTCGTCGCGCCTGTCGGTCCATTGATGACAGCCCGTGATCGCCTTGCCGCTGATCGTGACGCCCGCGCCATTCCGAAAGCGCATGCCGCAGAGTGA
- a CDS encoding TetR/AcrR family transcriptional regulator, with translation MEQSEEGQGALRRTLVRTAMAMLEANMPDLSLRAVARAAGVSAMAPYRHFPNKAGLQGAVASEGFAILTADLLAAGAGAGPRDHLVFQGLAYIRFAQTRPALFRLMFADRRTVELGEECEAQAYRVLIESVEAIVDTGVEQATLASWAIVHGLAMLALDGRLDEAAESNMANVLQLFALSLGQSASSVAHEAHPA, from the coding sequence ATGGAGCAGTCGGAAGAAGGACAGGGCGCCCTGCGCCGCACGCTGGTGCGCACCGCCATGGCGATGCTGGAGGCGAATATGCCTGACCTCAGCCTGCGCGCCGTGGCGCGGGCGGCGGGGGTTTCCGCGATGGCGCCCTATCGGCATTTCCCGAACAAGGCCGGGTTGCAGGGCGCGGTGGCGAGCGAAGGGTTCGCGATCCTGACTGCTGACCTGTTGGCGGCGGGGGCGGGGGCGGGGCCTCGCGATCACCTGGTGTTTCAGGGGCTTGCCTATATCCGTTTCGCGCAAACGCGCCCGGCCTTGTTCCGATTGATGTTTGCTGACCGCCGCACGGTGGAACTGGGCGAAGAATGTGAAGCGCAGGCCTATCGCGTGCTGATCGAATCGGTCGAGGCCATTGTCGATACGGGCGTAGAGCAGGCGACGCTGGCCAGTTGGGCGATCGTGCATGGGCTGGCGATGCTGGCGCTGGATGGGCGATTGGATGAGGCTGCGGAGTCTAATATGGCGAATGTGTTGCAGCTGTTCGCCCTTTCCTTGGGCCAGTCCGCCAGTTCAGTGGCGCATGAAGCCCATCCAGCGTAG
- a CDS encoding DUF4143 domain-containing protein — translation MTAPSFTNGRSPGIAFEQKNGLDGAHAARPLIRTILLLVADCLERAALNRTQEARSKFLLSHRFKRKRSSAKLKPVPTFPHDALALGSHRPGAPQRLKDRQVPAARLNVDRSAGPIRGESCRQDQLSRDGAAYPPETLRRFWTMLAHHQSGLLNASEFSRSLGVTSQTVANYLDLLVDLLLVRRLAPWHSNGSKRLVKSPRIYVRDSGLVHTFLGLADREAVLGHPVAGASWEGFVIENLLAAAPEGTEA, via the coding sequence ATGACTGCCCCGAGCTTTACGAACGGCAGGTCCCCGGGAATAGCGTTTGAGCAAAAGAATGGCCTGGATGGGGCGCATGCAGCCCGGCCGCTGATTCGTACAATCTTGCTGCTCGTTGCAGACTGTCTAGAGCGCGCTGCGTTAAATCGTACGCAGGAAGCGCGCTCTAAGTTTTTGTTATCGCATCGTTTTAAGCGGAAACGCAGTTCAGCGAAGCTAAAACCGGTTCCCACTTTTCCGCACGATGCTCTAGCATTGGGGTCTCATCGACCAGGGGCGCCGCAAAGGCTTAAGGACCGGCAGGTTCCTGCTGCTAGGCTCAACGTCGATCGATCTGCTGGCCCAATCCGGGGAGAGTCTTGCCGGCAGGATCAGCTATCTCGAGATGGGGCCGCATATCCCCCCGAGACGCTCCGGCGCTTCTGGACGATGTTGGCCCATCATCAATCCGGTCTTCTGAATGCTTCAGAGTTCAGCCGGAGTCTCGGCGTCACATCACAGACAGTTGCGAACTATCTAGACCTGCTCGTCGACCTCCTTCTCGTGCGACGCCTTGCCCCATGGCATAGCAATGGCAGCAAACGCCTCGTCAAATCGCCACGGATTTATGTCCGGGATAGCGGACTCGTCCACACCTTCCTTGGTCTCGCCGACCGAGAGGCCGTTCTAGGACATCCTGTCGCGGGCGCCAGTTGGGAAGGCTTTGTAATCGAAAACCTCCTAGCCGCAGCGCCAGAAGGCACGGAAGCATGA